A genomic window from Archocentrus centrarchus isolate MPI-CPG fArcCen1 chromosome 2, fArcCen1, whole genome shotgun sequence includes:
- the LOC115797965 gene encoding E3 ubiquitin-protein ligase TRIM21-like, with the protein MSAASCLLSEDQFLCSICLDVFTDPVTTPCGHNFCKTCITQYWDDNFPYQCPLCKKEFYTRPELHINTLFSQMVAQFRREAQQKASSSSSEQQAAKPGEVPCDVCTGTKLKALKSCLVCLTSYCHTHLEPHLSMKGLKRHQLIDPEENLEGRMCMKHDKPLELFCKTDQTCVCMLCSVVDHKTHEFVPLREEYEGKKAELGKTEAEIQQMIQKRRLKIEEIKESVKMSKDAADREKAEGVQVFTALKESVDRGLNELIKQIEDKQETTKKQAEGFIKDLEQEISELMKRSSEVEQLSRSKDHLHLLQSFSSLKDAPPTKDWTEVSIHPPSYEGTVVRVVVRAVDQLKKILRKDMKKLFEAELKRVQQYAVDVTLDPDTANPQLILSDDGRQVHCGLQLKKLPDNPERFSEHVFVLGNQSFSSGRFYFEVQVKDKTDWSLGVVRESVNRKEDFTVSRENGYWIVGAFENIFVALDDPPVRLSLQSDPEKVGVFVDYEEGLVSFYDVGDAALIYSFTGCSFTEKLHPFFSPDFNIGGKNSAPLIICPVNQSV; encoded by the coding sequence ATGTCTGCTGCCAGCTGTCTTCTATCTGAAGATCAGTTTCTGTGCTCCATCTGCCTGGATGTGTTCACTGATCCAGTCACCACACCATGTGGACACAACTTCTGCAAAACATGCATCACTCAGTACTGGGACGATAATTTCCCATACCAGTGTCCTCTGTGTAAGAAGGAGTTCTACACCAGACCTGAGCTGCACATCAATACTTTGTTCTCTCAGATGGTTGCTCAGTTCAGACGTGAAGCTCAGCagaaagccagcagcagcagctcagagcaacAAGCTGCTAAACCAGGAGAAGTTCCCTGTGACGTCTGCACTGGAACCAAACTGAAGGCCCTgaagtcctgcctggtgtgtctgACCTCCTACTGTCACACTCACCTGGAGCCTCATCTGTCAATGAAAGGTCTGAAAAGACATCAGCTGATTGATCCTGAGGAGAACCTGGAAGGCAGGATGTGCATGAAGCACGATAAACCTCTGGAGCTGTTCTGTAAGACCGACCAGACATGTGTCTGCATGCTCTGCTCTGTTGTAGACCACAAGACTCATGAGTTTGTTCCTCtgagagaagaatatgaaggaAAGAAGGCAGAACTGGGGAAGACTGAGGCTGAAATTCAACAGATGATCCAGAAGAGACGACTGAAGATTGAGGAGATCAAAGAGTCGGTGAAGATGAGTAAagatgctgcagacagagagaaagcagaaggTGTTCAGGTCTTCACTGCTCTGAAGGAGTCTGTTGACAGAGGCCTGAACGAGCTCATAAAGCAGATTgaagacaaacaggaaacaacaaagaaacaggctgaaggtttcatcaaagatctggaacaggaaatctctgagctgatgaagagaagctctgaggtggagcagctctcacGCTCTAaagaccacctccacctcctccagagCTTCTCATCCCTGAAAGATGCTCCACCCACCAAGGACTGGACAGAGGTCAGCATCCACCCACCATCATATGAGGGGACTGTGGTGAGAGTTGTGGTGAGAGctgtggatcagctgaagaagaTACTCAGGAAAGACATGAAGAAGCTGTttgaggctgagctgaagagggTCCAGCAGTATGCAGTGGATGTGACTCTTGATCCTGATACAGCAAATCCTCAACTCATCCTGTCTGATGATGGAAGACAAGTTCACTGTGGTCTTCAGCTGAAGAAACTTCCAGACAACCCAGAGAGATTTTctgaacatgtttttgttttaggaaATCAGAGTTTCTCTTCAGGCAGATTTTACTTTGAGGTTCAGGTTAAAGACAAGACTGACTGGAGTTTAGGAGTGGTCAGAGAGTCAGTCAACAGGAAGGAAGATTTCACAGTGAGTCGTGAGAATGGTTACTGGATTGTAGGggcatttgaaaacatttttgtagctCTTGATGATCCTCCAGTTCGTCTCTCTCTTCAGTCTGATCCAGAGAAGGTGGGGGTGTTTGTGGATTATGAGGAGGGTCTGGTCTCCTTTTATGATGTAGGTGATGCAGCTCTTATCTACTCCTTTACTGGCTGCTCCTTCACTGAGAAACTCCACCCATTCTTCTCTCCTGATTTTAATATTGGTGGTAAAAACTCTGCACCTCTGATCATCTGTCCTGTCAATCAATCAGTCTGA